From the genome of Populus alba chromosome 10, ASM523922v2, whole genome shotgun sequence, one region includes:
- the LOC118048961 gene encoding RING-H2 finger protein ATL16 — translation MDLVRKSYGSQSLPPLTSPVGGSSIFGPRTQSSDTSFPIIAIAIIGILATALLLVSYYIFVIKCCLNWHRIDLLGRFSLSRNRNHEDPLMAYSPSAIESRGLDESVIRSIPVFKFKKEGDNVRNFGERSFCECAVCLNEFQEAEKLRRIPNCSHVFHIDCIDVWLQSNANCPLCRTSISSTTRFPIDHIIAPSSTPQDANPYSESVMGGDEDYVVIELSTHNSTDQTLLAAQERLNSGELSARSISPSPRKIEQGVGHKKARNLNKVTSMGDECIDTRGKDDQFGLIQPIRRSFSMDSSADRQLYLSIQEIVQQSRQVTEVSSVEGCSGRARRAFFSFGHGRGSRSSVLPVYLEP, via the coding sequence ATGGATCTCGTAAGAAAAAGCTATGGTTCTCAGTCTCTTCCACCATTGACAAGTCCAGTTGGTGGCTCGTCAATATTTGGACCTCGTACTCAATCTTCAGATACAAGTTTCCCAATTATTGCCATTGCCATAATAGGAATTTTGGCAACAGCTTTATTGCTAGTTAGCTACTACATCTTTGTCATTAAATGCTGTCTGAATTGGCACCGCATCGATCTTCTAGGGCGATTCTCCCTATCAAGAAATAGAAATCACGAAGACCCTTTGATGGCTTACTCTCCTTCTGCTATAGAGTCTCGTGGACTTGACGAGTCAGTGATAAGGTCAATCCCAGTTTTCAAGTTCAAGAAAGAAGGCGACAACGTTAGAAACTTTGGAGAAAGAAGCTTCTGTGAATGTGCAGTTTGCTTGAACGAGTTTCAAGAAGCTGAGAAACTACGAAGGATACCAAATTGCAGCCATGTTTTTCATATTGACTGCATTGATGTTTGGCTTCAAAGCAATGCTAATTGCCCACTTTGTAGAACAAGCATTTCGAGCACCACAAGATTCCCAATTGATCATATTATTGCTCCAAGCTCTACACCCCAAGATGCAAATCCTTACAGTGAAAGTGTCATGGGTGGAGATGAAGATTATGTTGTCATTGAGTTGAGTACTCACAACTCTACAGATCAAACCTTGCTTGCAGCACAGGAAAGATTGAATTCAGGAGAGTTATCAGCGCGCTCAATTAGTCCTTCGCCAAGGAAGATAGAGCAGGGAGTTGGCCACAAGAAAGCAAGGAATCTTAACAAGGTTACCAGCATGGGAGATGAATGTATTGATACAAGAGGCAAAGATGATCAATTCGGATTGATTCAACCCATCAGGAGGTCCTTTTCAATGGACTCGTCCGCAGATCGGCAGCTTTATTTATCAATTCAAGAGATAGTGCAGCAGAGCAGGCAAGTTACTGAGGTCAGCTCTGTTGAAGGTTGTAGTGGTAGAGCCAGAagagctttcttttcttttggtcaTGGTAGAGGATCCAGAAGCTCAGTCTTACCTGTTTATTTGGAACCGTAA